A single region of the Glycine max cultivar Williams 82 chromosome 20, Glycine_max_v4.0, whole genome shotgun sequence genome encodes:
- the LOC100777456 gene encoding isoflavone reductase-like isoform X2 gives MDGLSDNMTMPINLKAKVVVAAHDKDINSVVVAPNDSLVCSGSQIDITVPPRDKVFILGDGNVKGAFVTEADVGTLTIEAANEPNALNKTVRIRLPKNYLTINEIISLWENKIGKTLEKTYVSEEKVLKDIKGKARFRG, from the exons ATGGATGGCCTCTCAGACAATATGACAATGCCAATTAATTTAAAAGCAAAAGTTGTTGTTGCAGCTCATGATAAAGATATAAATTCTGTAGTTGTTGCTCCAAATGATAGTTTAGTATGTAGTGGTTCTCAG ATTGACATCACTGTTCCTCCGAGGGACAAGGTATTCATTCTAGGAGATGGAAATGTGAAAG GAGCGTTTGTGACTGAGGCTGATGTGGGAACTTTGACCATCGAAGCAGCGAATGAACCTAATGCCTTGAACAAAACCGTGCGCATAAGACTCCCTAAGAATTATTTGACCATAAATGAGATCATCTCTTTGTGGGAGAACAAAATTGGGAAGACTCTTGAAAAAACTTATGTTTCAGAGGAAAAGGTTCTTAAAGACATTAAGG GTAAAGCAAGGTTTAGGGGGTAG
- the LOC100777456 gene encoding isoflavone reductase-like isoform X1, producing the protein MDFTAEKKESESNTENAHPTTLDSSSQLASALDSNNKEIEERQARELKAGIHPLKIDITVPPRDKVFILGDGNVKGAFVTEADVGTLTIEAANEPNALNKTVRIRLPKNYLTINEIISLWENKIGKTLEKTYVSEEKVLKDIKGKARFRG; encoded by the exons ATGGATTTCACAGCGGAGAAGAAGGAATCAGAGAGCAACACCGAAAATGCTCATCCAACAACGTTAGATTCTTCTTCTCAATTGGCATCGGCACTTGATTCCAACaacaaagaaattgaagaacgaCAAGCTCGTGAACTCAAAGCCGGTATTCACCCCCTCAAg ATTGACATCACTGTTCCTCCGAGGGACAAGGTATTCATTCTAGGAGATGGAAATGTGAAAG GAGCGTTTGTGACTGAGGCTGATGTGGGAACTTTGACCATCGAAGCAGCGAATGAACCTAATGCCTTGAACAAAACCGTGCGCATAAGACTCCCTAAGAATTATTTGACCATAAATGAGATCATCTCTTTGTGGGAGAACAAAATTGGGAAGACTCTTGAAAAAACTTATGTTTCAGAGGAAAAGGTTCTTAAAGACATTAAGG GTAAAGCAAGGTTTAGGGGGTAG
- the LOC100777990 gene encoding uncharacterized protein: MATTTRLLLRSSKPIQLAPSPPSSSSNSLYMKCVRYQSMASLNENHHNIGSVKGERKPVGAVKATIATTNHITTSKPVIQQGLSDLATLIASIRNAVLVFLRTFVKRKPRNLRPQMLIEKAIIDCRFFTLFAVAGSLIGSVLCFVEGCLLVIESYAHYFHMLSQRLDQGHLVHLLIEAIDSFLMGTALLIFGVGIYVMFVGSSTTSKETQPQLCGSNLLGLFYMKSPPRWVGMQSIAQAKSKIGHAVMMILQVGLLDKFKDIPLVTGLDLACFAAAVLTSSACIFVLSKLHH; the protein is encoded by the exons ATGGCAACAACCACTAGATTATTGTTGCGTTCCTCTAAGCCAATTCAACTTgctccttctcctccttcttcttcttctaattcgTTGTACATGAAATGTGTACGGTACCAAAGTATGGCTAGTTTGAATGAAAATCATCATAACATAGGTTCTGTCAAGGGAGAAAGAAAACCAGTGGGGGCTGTGAAGGCAACTATCGCTACCACCAACCACATAACCACGTCAAAACCAGTGATTCAACAAGGTTTGTCAGATTTAGCTACTTTGATAGCAAGTATTCGCAATGCTGTTTTGGTTTTTTTGAGGACTTTTGTCAAAAGGAAGCCTCGCAATTTAAGACCACAGATGCTCATTGAAAAG GCAATAATCGATTGCAGATTTTTTACGCTGTTCGCAGTTGCAGGATCTTTAATTGGTTCGGTGTTGTGTTTTGTTGAG GGTTGCCTTCTAGTTATCGAATCATACGCGCAttatttccatatgttatctcAAAGGTTGGATCAAGGACATCTTGTGCATCTACTCATCGAAGCCATAG ACTCGTTTCTGATGGGTACTGCCTTGCTCATTTTTGGGGTCGGTATTTACGTTATGTTTGTGGGGTCAAGCACTACTAGTAAAGAAACACAACCACAGCTTTGTGGATCAAATTTGCTCGGTCTCTTTTATATGAAG TCACCCCCTCGATGGGTAGGGATGCAATCAATTGCACAGGCAAAGTCCAAGATTGGGCATGCAGTGATGATGATTCTTCAGGTGGGACTGTTAGACAAGTTCAAAGACATTCCCTTAGTCACAGGCCTTGATCTTGCTTGCTTTGCTGCTGCTGTACTCACATCCTCAGCATGCATTTTTGTCCTCTCTAAACTCCATCACTAG